One genomic segment of Arachis duranensis cultivar V14167 unplaced genomic scaffold, aradu.V14167.gnm2.J7QH unplaced_Scaffold_72657, whole genome shotgun sequence includes these proteins:
- the LOC107472388 gene encoding uncharacterized protein LOC107472388 has protein sequence MSNNDTTKKQMESSKRPIEDEKPTKADEAEDQVVMPNKDTEKLKEKNNQPHSSKEVIQGKQEVGKSITPPLPYPQRFSKETKDQHFHKFLETFKKLEINIPLAEALEQMPLYATFLKELINKKRSWLEKETVLLTEECSAVIQRGIPPKLKDPGSFVVSCTIGRMVLNKALCDLGASINLMPLSMIRKLAIEELKPTRMSLVMADRSIKTPNGIVENLLVKVGEFIFPADFVILDTEEEGNNSIILGRPFLATVRAIIDVEKGEMIFRVHNEQMVINVFKSMQHISEQEDYVRVDMIESLVEEMLEDNPQEQEENQETIEEQVAEMSIKQEEKQDKKGEVRKQELKPLPTHLKYAFLGASESFPAIFNSSLTKKEEGELLDVLKAHKDALGWTIDDLKGISPAVCMHKILLEDNSKPVVQPQRRLNPTMKEVVQKEVMKLWNAGIIFPISDSSWVSPVQVVPKKGGMTVITNEKNELIPTRIVTGWRMCIDYRRLNDATRKDHFPLPFIDQMLERLAGHAYYCFLDGYSGYNQIVVDPKDQEKTSKGTENRVADHLSRLPQETIQKASQPVNESFPNEHLLQIQQTPWFADIANYKVGRKIPQEFSKQQVKKLINEARKFLWDEPFLFKRCSDGVIRRCVPESEIRDILWHCHGSAYGGHFGPERTAAKILQSGFYWPTIFKDAREYVHQ, from the exons ATGAGCAACAATGACACTACAAAGAAGCAAATGGAGAGCAGCAAAAGACCAATAGAAGATGAAAAGCCAACAAAGGCAGATGAAGCCGAGGATCAAGTTGTGATGCCAAACAAGGACACTGAGAAACTCAAAGAGAAGAACAACCAGCCACACAGTTCAAAAGAAGTGATTCAGGGAAAGCAGGAAGTGGGAAAGAGCATCACACCTCCACTGCCATATCCCCAGAGGTTCAGCAAAGAAACTAAGGACCAACATTTTCATAAGttccttgagactttcaagaagctggagaTCAATATTCCCTTGGCTGAAGCACTTGaacaaatgcctctgtatgccacgTTTTTGAAAGAGCTTATCAACAAAAAGAGGAGTTGGCTTGAGAAGGAAACTGTGTTACTCACCGAGGAATGCAGTGCTGTGATTCAAAGAGGCATTCCACCAAAACTCAAGGATCCAGGAAGCTTTGTAGTCTCATGCACTATTGGCAGAATGGTTCTCAACAAAGCTCTCTGTGACCTTGGTGCCAGTATCAACCTAATGCCTCTCTCAATGATAAgaaagcttgccatagaagagcttaaaccCACCAGGATGTCATTGGTCATGGCTGATAGATCAATCAAAACACCCAATGGAATTGTGGAAAACCTGTTGGTGAAGGTTGGGGAGTTTATTttcccagcagattttgtgattttggatacTGAAGAGGAAGGAAACAATTCAATCATTTTAGGAAGGCCATTTTTAGCCACAGTaagagccatcattgatgtagaAAAAGGAGAGATGATCTTCAGGGTCCACAATGAACAAATGGTCATAAACGTTTTCAAGTCAATGCAACACATTTCTGAGCAAGAGGACTACGTGAGAGTGGATATGATAGAGAGTTTGGTGGAAGAAATGTTGGAAGATAACCCTCAAGAGCAAGAAGAAAATCAAGAGACAATAGAGGAACAAGTAGCCGAGATGTCTATTAAGCAAGAGGAAAAACAAGACAAGAAGGGAGAAGTACGAAAAcaagaactgaagccattacccacccatctcaaatatgcattcctgGGTGCATCAGAGAGCTTCCCAGCGATCTTCAATTCGTCCTTGacaaaaaaggaagaaggagaACTTCTTGATGTACTCAAAGCTCACAAAGATGctttaggatggaccattgacGACCTGAAAGGCATCAGCCCTGCAGTGTGTATGCATAAGATCCTCTTGGAAGACAACTCCAAGCCAGTTGTTCAACCTCAAAGAAGGCTAAATCCcacaatgaaggaagttgtccaGAAGGAGGTAATGAAGTTGTGGAATGCAGGGATAATCTTCCCAATATCTGACAGCTCATGGGTAAGCCCGGTCCAAGTTGTACCaaagaaaggagggatgacgGTCATCaccaatgagaagaatgagttaATCCCTACTAGAATAGTGACtgggtggaggatgtgcattgattacaggaGGCTGAATGATGCCACCCGCAAGGACCATTTCCCTCTCCCctttattgatcaaatgcttgaaagaTTAGCTGGCCATGCTTACTATTGCTTCCTTGACGGCTACTCCGGATACAATCAGATAGTGGTGGATCCAAAAGACcaggaaaagacctc GAAGGGCACTGAGAACCGAGTTGCGGATCATTTGTCGAGGCTACCACAAGAAACAATTCAAAAAGCCTCCCAGCCTGTGAATGAAAGTTTCCCAAATGAGCACCTTTTGCAGATCCAGcaaacaccttggtttgctgacatagcAAACTATAAAGTGGGAAGGAAGATACCTCAAGAGTTCtctaagcaacaagtgaagaagttAATCAATGAAGCAAGAAAGTTCTTATGGGATGAACCCTTCCTGTTCAAGAGATGTTCTGATGGAGTAATTAGAAGATGTGTCCCTGAGAGTGAAATAAGGGATATcttgtggcattgccatggttcagcttatggtggacactttggCCCAGAAAGAACAGCTGCAAAGATACTGCAGagtggcttctattggccaactatctTCAAGGATGCCAGGGAGTATGTTcaccaat